The Xanthomonas sontii genome contains a region encoding:
- a CDS encoding ABC transporter ATP-binding protein yields MTAVPAPSAAPLIHLHGLSKVFHTEEVETHALAEIALDVAPGDFVAITGPSGCGKSTLLSILGLLDAPSGGTYRLNGRSVAELDTVGRARIRNAEIGFIFQAFNLIADLTVEENVALPLTYREGAQRSQIRQRVREVLELVGMQHRQKHYPGQLSGGQQQRVAVARALAGNPTILLADEPTGNLDSRNGEAVMQLLEQLHDNGTTLCMVTHDPAFARRAQRIVHMLDGRIVDEDTFERLRHEQDVALPARAAGQAR; encoded by the coding sequence ATGACCGCAGTTCCCGCACCATCCGCCGCGCCGCTGATCCACCTGCACGGGCTCAGCAAGGTCTTCCACACCGAGGAAGTGGAAACCCACGCCCTGGCCGAGATCGCACTGGACGTGGCGCCTGGCGATTTCGTCGCCATCACCGGCCCGTCCGGCTGCGGCAAGTCGACCCTGCTGTCGATCCTGGGCCTGCTCGATGCGCCCAGCGGCGGCACCTACCGGCTCAACGGCCGCAGCGTCGCCGAACTGGACACGGTTGGCCGCGCACGCATCCGCAACGCCGAGATCGGCTTCATCTTCCAGGCCTTCAACCTGATCGCCGACCTCACCGTTGAAGAGAACGTGGCGCTGCCGCTGACCTACCGCGAGGGCGCCCAGCGCAGCCAGATCCGCCAGCGCGTGCGCGAGGTGCTGGAGCTGGTCGGCATGCAGCATCGCCAGAAGCACTATCCGGGGCAGTTGTCCGGCGGCCAGCAGCAGCGCGTGGCGGTGGCGCGCGCGCTGGCCGGCAATCCGACGATCCTGCTCGCCGACGAACCGACCGGCAACCTGGACAGCCGCAACGGCGAGGCGGTGATGCAGTTGCTGGAACAACTGCACGACAACGGCACCACCTTGTGCATGGTCACTCATGATCCGGCATTCGCGCGGCGCGCGCAGCGCATCGTGCACATGCTCGACGGCCGCATCGTCGACGAAGACACCTTCGAGCGTTTGCGCCACGAACAGGACGTGGCGCTGCCGGCACGCGCCGCGGGACAGGCACGATGA
- a CDS encoding efflux RND transporter periplasmic adaptor subunit, giving the protein MDIAKSPNRSFWRHRRRWLVAAAAVAIVLGVALLGSGRAAPRVARSEVWIDAATRGEMRREVRANGVLVPRQIRWITAGAPATVQQQRVEAGARVLADTPILQLVNPELEAGLDRARAALAGADADLAALHAALASQLLDQQALQAQAESELQIAQIKAKAYRRGHDGGAISAIDLTQSQIVEAQQRGRADIERKRVAAFRQNMAAQLRAAQARREQAASALAIATQQADSLQVRAGSDGILQQVDVEPGQRVEAGAKLARVARPDDLLARLQVPEVLAKDVIEGLPVAVDTHNGVVGGQVARIDPAVRSGSVAVDVRLTPPLPLGVRPDLSVDGRIVLGTLRDVVSIPRPALAVPNAAGSLFVLRDGGDTAQRIRVRFGAASSDRIEVRAGLRAGDRVVLSDTSQWNADATLRLR; this is encoded by the coding sequence ATGGATATCGCGAAATCACCGAACCGTTCGTTCTGGCGCCACCGCCGCCGCTGGCTGGTGGCAGCCGCTGCCGTGGCGATCGTCCTGGGCGTGGCGCTGCTCGGCAGCGGCCGCGCCGCACCAAGGGTGGCGCGCAGCGAAGTGTGGATCGATGCGGCCACGCGCGGCGAGATGCGTCGCGAGGTCCGCGCCAACGGCGTGCTGGTGCCGCGGCAGATCCGCTGGATCACCGCCGGGGCCCCGGCCACCGTGCAACAGCAACGGGTCGAGGCCGGCGCGCGCGTGCTGGCCGATACGCCGATCCTGCAACTGGTCAATCCGGAACTGGAGGCCGGCCTGGATCGCGCACGCGCCGCGCTGGCCGGCGCCGATGCCGACCTGGCCGCACTGCACGCCGCGTTGGCCTCGCAACTGCTGGACCAGCAGGCGCTGCAGGCGCAGGCCGAGTCCGAGTTGCAGATCGCGCAGATCAAGGCCAAGGCCTACCGGCGCGGCCACGACGGCGGCGCGATCTCGGCGATCGATCTCACCCAGAGCCAGATCGTCGAGGCGCAGCAACGCGGCCGTGCCGATATCGAACGCAAGCGCGTCGCCGCGTTCCGGCAGAACATGGCCGCGCAACTGCGTGCGGCACAGGCACGGCGCGAGCAGGCCGCCAGTGCGCTGGCCATCGCCACGCAACAGGCCGACTCGCTGCAGGTGCGTGCCGGCAGCGACGGCATCCTGCAACAAGTGGACGTGGAGCCCGGCCAGCGCGTCGAGGCCGGCGCGAAGCTGGCGCGGGTGGCGCGCCCGGACGACCTGCTGGCACGCCTGCAGGTGCCCGAAGTCCTGGCCAAGGACGTGATCGAAGGCCTGCCGGTGGCGGTGGACACGCACAACGGCGTGGTCGGCGGGCAGGTGGCGCGGATCGATCCGGCGGTGCGCAGCGGCAGTGTGGCGGTCGACGTGCGGCTGACGCCGCCGTTGCCGCTCGGCGTGCGCCCGGACCTGTCGGTGGACGGCCGCATCGTGCTCGGCACGCTGCGCGACGTGGTCAGCATCCCGCGCCCGGCGCTGGCCGTGCCCAACGCCGCCGGCAGCCTGTTCGTGCTGCGCGACGGCGGCGACACCGCGCAGCGCATCCGCGTGCGCTTCGGCGCCGCCTCCAGCGACCGCATCGAAGTCCGCGCCGGCCTGCGCGCCGGCGACCGCGTCGTGCTGTCCGACACCAGCCAGTGGAATGCCGACGCCACCTTGCGCTTACGCTAG
- a CDS encoding ADOP family duplicated permease, translating into MSAALQWAEMRQSWRTLARKPGYLLLAVLTLALGVATTTAVFALLDQALLKPLPFPQPERLVTLGLSSDPGRNVAAPGYYPVLRRMSSLQSVGIARGFPVPANVARGAASEVVASISADAGFLRTLGLPMAAGRNFNDEESRPGGPQAVILSHRFWQRYFDGDPSAVGRTLQVEGKPVQIVGVLPAEFPWAEPFDLIRNMQPDLAATNLSTNEIVVARLRPGISVAAASAQTATTLQALLRNSPHMDASWWASLQRRPPNALPLQDSLYDANSGNTLWLFFAAAACVLLIAAINLTSLMLLRALGRSHDSAVRAALGASWLRLSLPALAEGVLIGALGSLAGLVLAWLGLRLLGGWVPLMWMRGEAPHLSGASVLFALLAGGATALLAAALGIVRGRRRNLVTELAGGGRGGWSLQAGRLGRVLVIAQVAIAVVLLIGAALFTRTLQKLAEVPMGFESRSAVVFTLAPVKERYITAADAVEQTRRIVARLQQVPGIDRVGVSTNPPTATRLSWSVEIDGASSVDSQYRLATPQFLEVFRIPLLAGRGIADSDVAGGERVCVVSASFAARYLHGQALGKIVSLPDDGGDHRVSMRVVGVVGDVRHTSPAEPPEPTVYQPLAQMSEPMWQILRGFGALTYAVHLRAGALGADERALRAAIDEVAPQQPIAELQPMQALVASTTGEQKLNLLLVGLFAGLALLLAAVGLYAVMAVAVAARQHEFGVRAALGAPPARLRRQVLGEAGVQIGVGLLLGLGVAMALSRLLQRYLFEVRVADPLAIGAVLLVLSAAGLLAALAPARRAARVPPMQALRAE; encoded by the coding sequence ATGAGCGCCGCCCTGCAGTGGGCCGAGATGCGGCAATCCTGGCGCACGCTCGCGCGCAAGCCGGGCTATCTGCTGCTGGCGGTGCTGACCCTGGCGCTGGGCGTGGCCACCACCACCGCGGTGTTCGCGCTGCTCGACCAGGCCTTGCTGAAGCCGCTGCCGTTCCCGCAGCCGGAGCGGCTGGTCACCCTCGGCCTGTCCAGCGACCCTGGCCGCAATGTCGCTGCACCCGGCTATTACCCGGTGTTGCGGCGCATGTCGAGCCTGCAGTCGGTGGGCATCGCGCGCGGGTTCCCGGTGCCGGCCAACGTCGCCCGCGGCGCTGCCAGCGAGGTGGTCGCCTCGATCAGTGCCGATGCCGGCTTCCTGCGCACGCTCGGCCTGCCGATGGCGGCCGGGCGCAACTTCAACGACGAGGAAAGCCGGCCCGGCGGGCCGCAGGCGGTGATCCTCAGCCATCGTTTCTGGCAGCGCTATTTCGATGGCGACCCGTCTGCGGTGGGACGCACCCTGCAGGTGGAAGGCAAGCCGGTGCAGATCGTCGGCGTGCTGCCGGCGGAGTTCCCCTGGGCCGAGCCGTTCGACCTGATCCGCAACATGCAGCCGGACCTGGCCGCGACCAACCTGTCCACCAACGAGATCGTGGTGGCGCGGTTGCGGCCCGGCATCAGCGTGGCCGCGGCGTCCGCGCAGACCGCGACGACGCTCCAGGCCCTGTTGCGTAACAGCCCGCACATGGACGCGTCGTGGTGGGCGTCGCTGCAGCGACGGCCGCCCAACGCGCTGCCGCTTCAGGACAGCCTGTACGACGCCAACAGCGGCAACACCCTGTGGCTGTTCTTCGCCGCGGCCGCCTGCGTGCTGCTGATCGCCGCGATCAACCTCACCAGCCTGATGCTGTTGCGCGCGCTCGGGCGCAGCCACGACAGCGCGGTGCGTGCCGCGCTGGGCGCCTCGTGGCTGCGCTTGAGCCTGCCGGCATTGGCCGAAGGCGTGCTGATCGGCGCGCTCGGCAGCCTGGCCGGCCTGGTGCTGGCCTGGCTGGGCCTGCGTCTGCTCGGCGGCTGGGTGCCGCTGATGTGGATGCGCGGCGAGGCGCCGCATCTGAGCGGCGCCAGCGTGCTGTTCGCGCTGCTCGCCGGCGGTGCGACGGCGCTGTTGGCCGCAGCGCTGGGCATCGTCCGCGGCCGCCGCCGCAATCTGGTGACGGAACTGGCTGGCGGTGGGCGCGGCGGCTGGAGCCTGCAGGCCGGCCGCCTCGGCCGTGTCCTGGTGATCGCGCAGGTGGCCATCGCCGTGGTGCTGCTGATCGGCGCGGCCCTGTTCACCCGCACCCTGCAGAAGCTGGCGGAGGTGCCGATGGGCTTCGAGAGCCGCTCGGCGGTGGTGTTCACCCTGGCGCCGGTGAAGGAGCGCTACATCACCGCGGCCGATGCGGTGGAGCAGACCCGGCGCATCGTCGCGCGCTTGCAGCAGGTGCCGGGCATCGACCGCGTGGGGGTGTCGACCAATCCGCCGACGGCGACGCGGTTGAGCTGGAGCGTGGAGATCGATGGCGCGTCGTCCGTCGACAGCCAGTACCGGTTGGCCACGCCGCAGTTCCTGGAGGTCTTCCGCATTCCCTTGCTGGCCGGGCGCGGGATCGCCGACAGCGATGTGGCCGGAGGCGAGCGGGTCTGCGTGGTCAGCGCGAGCTTCGCTGCGCGTTACCTGCACGGGCAGGCGCTGGGCAAGATCGTCAGCTTGCCCGACGACGGCGGCGACCACCGCGTGTCGATGCGCGTGGTCGGCGTGGTCGGCGACGTGCGCCACACCAGCCCGGCCGAGCCGCCGGAGCCGACCGTGTACCAGCCGCTGGCGCAGATGAGCGAGCCGATGTGGCAGATCCTCCGCGGCTTCGGCGCGCTGACCTATGCGGTGCATCTGCGGGCCGGCGCACTGGGTGCCGACGAGCGCGCGCTGCGTGCGGCGATCGACGAAGTGGCGCCGCAGCAGCCGATCGCCGAGCTGCAGCCGATGCAGGCGTTGGTCGCCAGCACCACCGGCGAACAGAAGCTCAACCTGCTGCTGGTCGGCCTGTTCGCTGGGCTGGCGCTGTTGCTGGCCGCGGTCGGCCTGTATGCGGTGATGGCAGTGGCGGTGGCCGCGCGCCAGCACGAGTTCGGCGTGCGCGCCGCGCTCGGCGCACCGCCGGCGCGGCTGCGGCGGCAGGTGCTGGGCGAGGCCGGCGTGCAGATCGGGGTGGGCCTGCTGCTGGGCCTGGGCGTGGCGATGGCGCTGTCGCGGCTGCTGCAGCGGTACTTGTTCGAGGTACGCGTGGCCGATCCGCTGGCGATCGGCGCGGTGCTGCTGGTGCTGTCCGCGGCCGGCCTGCTCGCCGCGCTGGCGCCGGCACGACGCGCGGCGCGGGTGCCGCCGATGCAGGCCTTGCGCGCCGAATGA